A window of Streptomyces gilvosporeus contains these coding sequences:
- a CDS encoding DUF6716 putative glycosyltransferase translates to MPSRTASTPRVAVLADSDTRWKWGALTAYRIQSDIQLDGFLLRGRATPTVRQLDEVGARADSLREIRGMDFVRKIDRAADGSGYDVVVLACVGGAVQAMLHGLARAWQGAAQRPVVVTGYVGVVYEKLADGLLLRHGADVVLANSRHDADRFRAVYRGVGADDSSVVECALPFLGGDRYTGEHDPYTVVFAAQPSVPDSRADRTYLLRRAVEHARKHPEREVLIKLRSKPGEHTTHIEELPYQKLAAKAPGGLPANCRLVYGNMGEVLDRTDLLVTVSSTAALESLHRGIPTAVLTDLGVREVLGNHHFLGSGCLASWDELDAGHRPEPDPDWLARQGVASDVPYEKAFDAARDRVTALREADRLPPLAAYYTPRTAPGYLPGILARHGLDPQGEPLAGHAEAPEETGGLRRIARETVREAARGAYRHGVQRVAPAIRRWGQL, encoded by the coding sequence CGCGGCCGCGCCACGCCCACGGTCCGCCAGCTCGACGAGGTCGGCGCCCGTGCGGACTCGCTGCGCGAAATCCGCGGCATGGATTTCGTACGGAAGATCGACCGTGCCGCCGACGGTAGTGGATACGACGTGGTGGTGCTCGCCTGTGTAGGCGGAGCGGTGCAAGCGATGCTGCACGGCCTCGCCCGCGCCTGGCAGGGGGCCGCACAGCGCCCCGTCGTCGTCACCGGCTATGTCGGCGTCGTCTACGAAAAGCTCGCCGACGGGCTGCTGCTGCGGCACGGCGCGGATGTCGTCCTCGCCAACTCCCGCCACGACGCGGACCGGTTCCGCGCGGTCTACCGCGGCGTCGGCGCCGACGACTCCAGCGTCGTCGAATGCGCCCTCCCCTTCCTCGGCGGCGACCGCTACACCGGCGAACACGACCCCTACACCGTGGTGTTCGCCGCCCAGCCCTCCGTCCCGGATAGCCGCGCCGACCGGACGTATCTGCTGCGCCGCGCCGTGGAACACGCCCGCAAGCACCCCGAGCGCGAGGTGCTGATCAAGCTGCGCAGCAAGCCCGGCGAGCACACCACGCACATCGAGGAACTCCCGTACCAGAAGCTCGCCGCCAAGGCCCCCGGCGGACTGCCCGCCAACTGCCGCCTGGTGTACGGGAACATGGGCGAGGTCCTCGACCGCACCGACCTGCTGGTCACCGTCAGCTCCACCGCCGCCCTGGAGTCGCTGCACCGCGGCATCCCCACCGCCGTCCTCACCGACCTCGGCGTACGGGAAGTCCTCGGCAACCACCACTTCCTCGGCTCCGGCTGCCTTGCCTCCTGGGACGAGCTGGACGCCGGGCACCGCCCGGAGCCCGACCCGGACTGGCTGGCCCGCCAGGGCGTCGCCTCCGACGTCCCCTATGAGAAGGCATTCGACGCCGCCCGCGACCGCGTCACCGCACTGCGCGAGGCCGACCGGCTGCCGCCCCTGGCTGCGTACTACACACCGCGCACCGCCCCCGGCTACCTCCCCGGCATCCTCGCCCGGCACGGCCTGGACCCCCAAGGCGAGCCGCTGGCCGGCCATGCGGAGGCCCCCGAGGAGACCGGCGGGCTGCGCCGGATCGCCCGCGAGACGGTCCGTGAGGCCGCCCGCGGCGCCTACCGCCACGGCGTCCAGCGCGTCGCCCCCGCCATCCGCCGCTGGGGCCAGCTGTGA